The following coding sequences lie in one Williamwhitmania sp. genomic window:
- a CDS encoding ABC transporter ATP-binding protein codes for MKKFGKIFRYLVPYKWTVTSIIGFNILAAIFSLFTFTMVIPFLSVLFNQVPPVTNSVPLTLSYESISHNFNYLVSIIKVQHGITDALLFMCVLVVVMTFLKNFFTYLSLYFLSPFRNGVVKDIRNQMYAKILSLPLGYYSEERKGDIISKITNDVNELEVSIMRSMEMFFRDPILVIVYLIGLVTMSPRLTLFVFILLPLSGLMIGRIGKNLRKNSFKGQRRLGFLLAILEETLSGLRIIKAFNAEEKMVRRFESTNSFYTRILVKVNRRRDLASPLSEFLGVSVVVILMWYGGRLVLSGQSALAAPTLIGYIILFSQIITPVKSFSQAYYNVLKGLASADRIDVVLEAENPIKEKEDAIDMLEFKEKIEYRNVSFKYENDLVLKNVNLTIHKGQTVALVGQSGSGKSTFVDMLPRFYDVDQGDILIDGVSIKDIKIKSLRALMGNVNQESILFNDTFYNNIAFGVPGASIDSVIQAAKVANAHEFIQATHNDYYSNIGDRGGKLSGGQRQRVSIARAILKNPPIMILDEATSALDTESERLVQEALENLMKNRTSIVIAHRLSTVKSADLICVLQDGEIVEQGKHDELLTKGGIYSKLYNMQH; via the coding sequence ATGAAAAAATTTGGTAAAATATTTCGATATCTGGTTCCATATAAATGGACAGTCACCTCAATCATTGGCTTTAACATTCTGGCGGCAATTTTTTCGCTATTTACGTTTACCATGGTTATCCCTTTTTTAAGTGTGCTATTCAATCAGGTTCCTCCTGTAACCAACTCGGTGCCTCTTACCCTTTCATACGAGTCAATTTCACACAACTTTAACTACCTTGTTAGTATAATTAAGGTGCAGCATGGAATTACCGATGCGCTCCTGTTTATGTGCGTATTGGTAGTTGTAATGACTTTTCTAAAAAATTTCTTTACTTACCTATCGCTATATTTCTTATCTCCTTTTAGAAATGGTGTGGTAAAGGATATTCGCAACCAGATGTATGCCAAGATACTTTCTCTGCCGCTTGGATACTACTCAGAAGAGCGAAAGGGTGATATTATTTCCAAAATCACCAACGATGTAAACGAGTTAGAAGTGAGCATTATGCGCTCCATGGAGATGTTCTTCCGCGACCCTATTCTTGTAATTGTTTACCTAATTGGGCTTGTAACCATGAGCCCCAGACTTACACTTTTTGTATTTATTCTGTTACCATTGTCCGGATTAATGATCGGGCGAATTGGTAAGAATCTTCGAAAAAATTCCTTCAAGGGACAACGTCGTTTGGGATTTTTGTTAGCCATTTTAGAGGAGACGCTTTCGGGCTTAAGGATTATCAAAGCTTTTAATGCTGAGGAAAAGATGGTTCGGCGTTTTGAAAGCACCAACTCTTTTTATACTCGCATACTAGTTAAAGTAAATCGTCGTCGCGACTTGGCTTCACCGTTGAGTGAATTCTTGGGAGTGTCGGTGGTTGTTATTCTTATGTGGTATGGAGGAAGGTTGGTGCTATCGGGGCAGAGCGCTCTTGCAGCACCAACCTTGATTGGTTATATAATCCTCTTCTCTCAGATTATTACCCCGGTAAAATCATTTAGCCAAGCTTACTACAATGTTCTTAAGGGGCTTGCCTCAGCCGATAGGATAGATGTCGTTTTGGAAGCGGAGAATCCAATAAAGGAGAAGGAAGATGCCATTGACATGCTAGAGTTTAAGGAAAAGATTGAGTATCGCAACGTGAGCTTTAAGTACGAAAACGACCTTGTGCTGAAGAATGTCAACCTTACCATTCATAAAGGGCAGACAGTGGCTTTGGTGGGCCAATCAGGCTCTGGCAAGAGCACATTCGTAGATATGCTTCCCCGCTTCTACGATGTTGATCAGGGTGATATTTTAATCGATGGTGTTAGCATCAAGGATATTAAAATTAAGAGTCTGCGTGCGTTGATGGGAAACGTAAACCAAGAATCCATCCTTTTCAACGATACCTTTTATAATAACATTGCATTTGGTGTTCCTGGCGCCTCCATTGATTCGGTGATTCAGGCGGCTAAAGTTGCCAACGCGCACGAGTTTATTCAGGCTACCCACAACGACTATTACTCCAATATTGGAGATAGGGGTGGGAAACTTTCTGGTGGGCAGCGCCAGCGCGTAAGTATCGCTCGGGCCATTCTCAAGAATCCCCCAATCATGATTCTCGACGAGGCCACCTCGGCACTGGATACCGAATCCGAAAGGCTAGTGCAGGAGGCGCTCGAAAATCTGATGAAGAATAGGACATCCATTGTAATTGCGCATAGGTTGTCGACAGTGAAGAGTGCCGACCTCATTTGTGTGCTGCAGGATGGTGAGATTGTGGAGCAGGGCAAGCACGATGAGCTGCTGACTAAAGGTGGCATATATTCGAAGTTGTATAACATGCAGCACTAG
- the purB gene encoding adenylosuccinate lyase, with product MENFSLAAISPIDGRYRSKVEECARYFSEEAIIRYRVHVEVEYFIALCEIPLPQLKGMEEDTIGKLREIYLHFNSDDARRVKEIESVTNHDVKAVEYFVKERMDALKLGGVKEFVHFGLTSQDINNTAFPQALKEFAHEVYYPQIEGMLDKLNQLVEEWKDVPMLARTHGQPASPTRLGKELSVFVERIGKQLNLLRDVPCSAKFGGATGNFNAHVVAFPYIDWVNFANHFVNQTLELDRSQITTQIEHYDNLAAIFDNFKRINTILIDLSRDMWQYISMDYFKQKIVLGEVGSSAMPHKVNPIDFENAEGNLGMANAIFEHLSAKLPVSRMQRDLTDSTVLRNMGVPAAHSVLAFKSLMKGLDKLILNQAAINADLENNWIVVAEGIQTILRREGVPNPYEMLKELTRTNKKVTAETFQQFIAGLPVAEEVKQELLAITPYTYTGV from the coding sequence ATGGAAAATTTCTCTTTGGCAGCCATATCTCCCATCGATGGGAGATATCGAAGCAAGGTGGAGGAGTGCGCCCGCTACTTCTCGGAGGAGGCCATTATACGCTACCGGGTTCATGTGGAGGTGGAGTATTTTATCGCTTTGTGTGAAATACCTCTTCCTCAGCTGAAGGGGATGGAAGAGGATACCATTGGCAAGTTGCGTGAAATATACCTGCACTTCAATTCCGACGATGCACGCCGTGTAAAGGAGATAGAGTCTGTTACTAACCACGATGTGAAGGCGGTGGAGTATTTTGTAAAGGAGCGTATGGACGCCCTAAAGCTCGGCGGGGTGAAGGAGTTTGTTCATTTTGGACTTACTTCTCAGGACATTAACAACACGGCTTTCCCTCAGGCGCTAAAGGAGTTTGCCCACGAGGTTTACTATCCGCAGATCGAAGGCATGCTCGATAAGCTGAATCAGCTGGTGGAGGAGTGGAAGGATGTTCCCATGCTTGCCCGTACACATGGACAACCAGCCTCCCCAACTCGTCTTGGAAAAGAACTGTCGGTATTTGTGGAGCGCATCGGCAAGCAGCTAAACCTGCTGCGCGATGTTCCCTGCTCGGCAAAGTTTGGCGGTGCCACCGGTAACTTTAACGCACACGTGGTAGCCTTTCCCTACATCGACTGGGTGAACTTTGCCAACCATTTTGTGAACCAGACGCTGGAACTCGACCGCTCTCAAATAACCACGCAGATTGAGCATTACGACAACCTTGCCGCTATCTTTGACAATTTTAAGCGCATTAACACCATTCTCATAGATCTTTCTCGCGACATGTGGCAGTATATTTCCATGGACTACTTCAAGCAGAAGATTGTTCTGGGGGAGGTGGGCTCATCGGCCATGCCGCACAAGGTTAATCCCATCGACTTTGAGAATGCAGAGGGGAATTTAGGGATGGCCAACGCCATTTTTGAGCACCTGAGCGCTAAGTTGCCGGTTTCGCGCATGCAGCGCGATCTTACAGACTCCACCGTGCTGCGGAACATGGGAGTACCGGCCGCTCATTCCGTTCTGGCGTTTAAGTCGCTGATGAAGGGTCTCGACAAGCTTATCCTAAATCAAGCAGCTATTAATGCCGACCTCGAAAATAACTGGATTGTGGTGGCAGAGGGAATTCAAACCATTCTGAGGAGGGAGGGTGTGCCCAATCCCTACGAGATGCTGAAGGAGCTTACACGAACCAACAAGAAGGTTACAGCCGAAACATTTCAGCAGTTTATTGCTGGCCTGCCTGTTGCAGAGGAGGTTAAGCAGGAACTGTTGGCCATTACGCCCTATACCTATACGGGAGTCTAG